In a single window of the Coffea eugenioides isolate CCC68of chromosome 3, Ceug_1.0, whole genome shotgun sequence genome:
- the LOC113766228 gene encoding probable leucine-rich repeat receptor-like protein kinase At1g35710, protein MGSFKIISIFALVVLLFPSFHPKYGASASAEEAAALLKWKASFLNQNNSFLTSWNLQSGNAKNSSILPCTWAGISCIDGSVNRLNLSDWSIKGSLYGFPFSSLPNLEYLDLRFNQIFGSIPKQIGNLSKLIYLDFGANELSGKIPPEICNLRNLTHLVFESNQLSGPIPVAMGNLISLQFLCLCQNNLTGAIPKSLGNLTNLIMLYLYENQLSSSIFKEVGDLKFLTRVELSQNQLNGSIPASIGNLSTLEVLYLHNNQFSGSIPVTFGNLNRLVNLSLYQNHLSGPIPPMIGNLSSLQILYLYQNNLTGAIPKSLGNLTKLIELSLSDNQLNGSIPVSIGNLSNLEALYLQNNQFSGPIPATFGNLNKLVNLSLYQNHLAGPIPPVIGNLSSLKILSLYQNNLTGAIPKSLGNLAKLIELDLTENQLSGSILVSIGNLSNLELLALGENQCFGTIPQEIGNLNKLVALRLFSNQFSGPLPELLCQSGILQNITVDENMLTGPIPKSLQNCSSLFRARFNGNRFQGNLSEMFGIYPVLDFIDLSNNQFYGKLSSNWGKCKMLKALIVAKNNITGGIPPEIGNLTQLHTLNLSSNYLSGEIPREVGKLASMLKLDLHDNQLTGGIPQELGVSMEFLDLSTNSLNGTLPELLGDLKHLFHMNLSNNVLSQKIPLQIGKLTQLSELDLRQNFFTGEIPSEFQNLQSLGTLNLSQNNLSGWIPKALAELPGLLHINLSFNNLEGPIPSGRAFVNLTLEEVKGNKGLCGNITGLRACESSQLIKKHVKDKRKEFVLIIVLPLLGSIILLGVLFGALRLCDRRKRNSRVEDMEVKKGSLFAICAYDGKALYKEIVRSTEEFSETYCIGKGGCGSVYKAQLPSGEVVAVKRLHNIPNVGKDKSFLNEIRALTEIKHRNIVKLFGFCSNAQHSILVYECLERGSLAKILSIEEAAKELDWQKRLNIIKGVAHALSYMHHDCSPPIVHRDISSNNILLDTECEAHVSDFGTSKFLRRDSSNWSSLAGTYGYVAPEFAYTMRVNEKCDVYSFGVLAMEVIKGKHPGDFIADLLSSKLEEIELKDLLDQRLLYPNQEIEKNLISILKLARECLHVDPQCRPTMLIISRLISTC, encoded by the exons ATGGGTTCCTTCAAAATAATCTCCATATTCGCTCTGGTAGTCCTACTTTTCCCATCTTTTCACCCCAAATACGGAGCTTCAGCTTCTGCTGAAGAGGCTGCTGCTCTTTTGAAATGGAAAGCCAGTTTTTTGAACCAGAACAACAGCTTCCTAACCTCATGGAACCTTCAATCAGGCAATGCCAAGAATTCTTCTATACTTCCTTGCACTTGGGCTGGTATTTCCTGCATTGATGGAAGTGTCAACAGGTTGAACCTCTCAGATTGGAGTATTAAAGGTAGCCTCTATGGTTTCCCGTTCTCATCGCTCCCAAATCTTGAATATCTTGATCTCCGCTTTAACCAGATCTTTGGAAGCATACCAAAACAAATAGGTAACCTGTCGAAACTCATTTATCTTGATTTCGGGGCTAATGAGCTGTCAGGCAAAATCCCGCCTGAAATTTGCAACTTAAGAAACTTGACTCATTTAGTTTTTGAAAGTAATCAACTTTCAGGTCCCATTCCCGTGGCGATGGGGAATCTGATTTCACTTCAGTTTCTTTGCTTGTGTCAAAATAATCTTACAGGTGCAATTCCAAAGTCACTaggcaatttgaccaatttgattATGCTATATCTCTATGAAAATCAACTTTCAAGTTCAATTTTCAAAGAAGTGGGTGATTTGAAATTTCTCACCCGTGTGGAATTAAGTCAGAACCAACTCAATGGTTCCATTCCTGCTTCAATTGGTAACTTGAGTACCTTAGAAGTACTGTATCTCCATAACAATCAATTTTCTGGTTCAATTCCAGTCACTTTTGGTAATCTCAATAGGCTGGTGAATCTAAGTCTTTACCAAAATCACCTATCTGGTCCCATTCCTCCAATGATAGGGAATTTGAGCTCACTTCAGATTCTTTACTTGTATCAAAATAATCTCACTGGTGCAATCCCAAAGTCACTAGGTAATTTGACCAAATTGATTGAACTGAGTCTCTCTGACAATCAACTTAATGGTTCCATTCCTGTTTCAATTGGTAACTTGAGTAACTTGGAAGCATTGTATCTCCAAAATAATCAATTTTCTGGTCCAATTCCTGCTACTTTTGGCAACCTCAATAAGCTGGTGAATCTAAGCCTTTACCAAAATCACCTAGCTGGTCCTATTCCTCCAGTGATAGGGAATTTGAGCTCACTTAAGATTCTTTCCTTGTATCAAAATAATCTCACCGGTGCAATCCCAAAGTCACTAGGTAATTTGGCCAAATTGATTGAACTGGATCTCACAGAGAATCAACTTTCAGGTTCAATTCTTGTTTCAATTGGTAACTTGAGCAACTTGGAACTTTTGGCTCTGGGAGAAAATCAATGTTTTGGTACCATTCCACAAGAGATTGGAAACCTGAATAAGTTGGTTGCTTTGAGATTGTTTAGTAATCAGTTCTCCGGTCCATTGCCAGAACTATTATGTCAAAGTGGAATTCTCCAAAACATTACTGTAGATGAGAACATGCTTACCGGTCCAATCCCTAAAAGTTTGCAAAACTGCTCAAGCTTATTTAGGGCCCGTTTCAACGGTAACCGTTTCCAAGGAAACTTATCAGAAATGTTTGGAATCTATCCAGTCCTGGATTTCATAGATCTCAGCAATAACCAATTCTATGGGAAACTCTCCAGCAACTGGGGTAAATGCAAAATGCTGAAAGCCCTTATAGTTGCAAAGAATAACATCACGGGTGGTATACCTCCAGAAATTGGAAATTTGACTCAACTACATACACTTAATCTTTCTTCGAATTATTTATCAGGGGAGATACCAAGGGAAGTTGGGAAGTTAGCTTCTATGCTTAAACTAGATTTACATGACAACCAGCTTACTGGTGGTATACCTCAAGAATTGGGAGTGTCAATGGAATTTCTAGACCTGTCCACAAACTCCTTGAATGGAACTTTACCAGAACTTCTCGGAGATTTGAAACACTTGTTTCACATGAACTTGAGCAATAATGTTTTAAGTCAAAAGATTCCATTGCAAATTGGGAAGTTAACCCAACTTTCTGAACTGGATTTGAGGCAAAATTTCTTCACAGGAGAGATACCATCTGAGTTTCAAAATTTGCAGAGTTTGGGGACATTGAATCTCTCCCAGAATAACCTCTCTGGTTGGATCCCAAAGGCTTTGGCAGAATTGCCTGGTTTATTGCACATTAATCTTTCTTTTAATAATTTGGAGGGCCCAATTCCGAGTGGTAGAGCTTTTGTGAATCTAACCTTGGAAGAAGTAAAGGGAAATAAAGGTTTGTGTGGCAATATTACAGGGTTACGAGCCTGTGAAAGTTCTCAGTTGATTAAAAAGCATGTCAAGGATAAAAGGAAGGAATTTGTTCTCATAATTGTATTACCTCTTCTGGGATCAATCATACTTCTTGGTGTATTGTTCGGTGCTCTCAGATTGTGTGATCGGAGAAAAAGAAATTCGAGAGTGGAAGATATGGAGGTGAAGAAGGGCAGTTTATTTGCCATATGTGCTTATGATGGCAAAGCATTGTATAAAGAAATCGTGAGGTCTACAGAAGAGTTCAGTGAAACGTATTGCATTGGGAAAGGAGGTTGTGGAAGTGTTTACAAAGCACAGCTTCCATCAGGCGAGGTAGTAGCTGTAAAAAGACTTCACAACATACCTAATGTGGGAAAGGATAAAAGTTTCTTGAATGAGATCAGGGCCTTGACAGAAATCAAGCATCGGAACATTGTGAAACTCTTTGGCTTTTGCTCAAATGCTCAGCATTCAATTTTGGTTTATGAGTGCCTCGAAAGGGGAAGCTTGGCCAAAATCTTGAGCATAGAAGAAGCAGCTAAGGAACTAGACTGGCAAAAGAGGTTGAATATCATCAAAGGCGTCGCTCATGCTTTATCTTACATGCATCATGATTGTTCACCACCAATTGTACACCGAGACATATCAAGCAACAACATTTTGCTTGATACAGAATGCGAGGCTCATGTTTCAGATTTTGGCACTTCCAAGTTTCTCAGAAGAGACTCATCTAACTGGAGTTCTCTTGCAGGCACATATGGATATGTTGCACCAG AATTTGCCTACACAATGAGAGTTAACGAGAAGTGTGATGTTTATAGCTTTGGGGTCCTGGCAATGGAAGTAATCAAAGGAAAGCATCCTGGTGACTTTATTGCTGATCTATTGTCTTCAAAGCTTGAAGAGATAGAGCTAAAAGACTTGTTAGACCAAAGACTTCTGTATCccaatcaagaaattgaaaagaaTCTGATATCCATTCTCAAACTAGCAAGAGAATGTCTACATGTTGATCCTCAATGTAG